Proteins from a genomic interval of Caldivirga sp.:
- a CDS encoding alpha-aminoadipate/glutamate carrier protein LysW, whose translation MQAFKVTCKVCGTEFDVPGDVMDGELTSCPTCGTKYIVKVSKDKLELEEFKGDVEDYGE comes from the coding sequence ATGCAGGCGTTCAAAGTAACCTGCAAAGTATGTGGAACCGAGTTTGATGTGCCAGGAGACGTGATGGATGGTGAATTAACTAGTTGCCCAACATGTGGTACAAAGTACATTGTGAAGGTTAGTAAGGATAAGCTTGAACTAGAGGAGTTTAAGGGGGATGTTGAGGATTACGGCGAATAG